The Terriglobia bacterium genome contains the following window.
AGTACTCGCTCACGGTCAACGGCGGCGTTTCGCTGCCGGAAGCCTCCCGCATGACCTCCAAGAACTTGCTGGGAAACTCATTCATCATCACGCCGCCGTTTTCCCCATCGCCGATCTGGGTCACCAAGGGAGGAATCTGCTTGCCCGCGAGGGACACTCGCGCCAGTCCCCTAGCCTCGTAGTAGGGCTGCATCTGGGCCACCAGCTTGGTGTCGCTGCCCTGAGTCTTGATGATGGCGATGATGCTGGCGCTCTCGCCATGCAGGTTCTTGACCAGCAAACGGCGGGGAATGTGGCAGAAGCGTACGGCGCCGCCATCCTCGACCTGCTCCACCGAGTGTTCCTGCACCAGCACCCAAGTGTAGCCGCATTCCTTCAGGGTCTTGACGAACTCGTAGGCGACGTCAGGATGGTTGGGCAGCGCCATCTCGGGGGGAGAAAAACCTGTAACCCGGCGGAGGGCGCTCAGACCGAACAGATCGGCAAATTGGTGTTGCCATGCCTGGACGTGAAGCCGAAAATCCTGCACCGGGGTGCTGGGCGCCACGGCATGGCCCCATGCCGTACCCAGCCCTTCCACGCACTGGCGATAGCCGGGATCGCATGTGATGTGCTTCAAGGCCTCCAAGACGTCCTGCGCCCCCATCTGTCGCAGGCCCTCCAAAAGGCAACCCGAATAATCCAGCATCACCCTCGGCTGCTTCCCTTCATGGATCAGGGCAGGGATAAACTCTGCCATGCGCTTGTAGCACCAGAGAAACACCGGCGCGTTGTGATTGTCGCCCAGGTGTGGATTGTCCATCATGTAGCGCAGGTTGCTGATCAGGGTAGCGCTGCGCAGATCGTTCCCACCAGCCGGAATCAGAGGCTGATGCATGTGCAGCGCAATGGCAAACCCGC
Protein-coding sequences here:
- a CDS encoding glycosyl hydrolase family 57 yields the protein MSELPNYVDGLPNICGAEDQVAAATASLRPGTLGESGIDFGRIKSGFAIALHMHQPLIPAGGNDLRSATLISNLRYMMDNPHLGDNHNAPVFLWCYKRMAEFIPALIHEGKQPRVMLDYSGCLLEGLRQMGAQDVLEALKHITCDPGYRQCVEGLGTAWGHAVAPSTPVQDFRLHVQAWQHQFADLFGLSALRRVTGFSPPEMALPNHPDVAYEFVKTLKECGYTWVLVQEHSVEQVEDGGAVRFCHIPRRLLVKNLHGESASIIAIIKTQGSDTKLVAQMQPYYEARGLARVSLAGKQIPPLVTQIGDGENGGVMMNEFPSKFLEVMREASGSETPPLTVSEYLEYLRTAGIAEADFAPIQPIFQKRLWERLHPGDSPERLAAVIEELKREDHRFHMEGGSWTNNLSWVRGYDNVIGPMESFSALFAEKAFGKVSSRERRYRNALYHLLVAQTSCYRYWGQGIWTDYARELCRRGTEILTHDF